The Erigeron canadensis isolate Cc75 chromosome 1, C_canadensis_v1, whole genome shotgun sequence genome segment CATAAGATTAGGAGATTAAATTCTAGCTTGGGATTCCTGTTTGTATCACGTGCCAAAAATATTTAAGTAACCTAGCTTACGTGATGAACTCGATCTTGACATTTTCATGTCATGCTCGATCTTTCGAATCTCGAGCAAACCTAATATACGTACGTACATCAAACCTGAAGACCTCCGAACAATGACCATCTATATCATTAATGACATTTTTCTAGTTAAAGAAGGGTCTTAATAAGAGGATGGGTTTTCCGGTTCAAATTATCctagaaattttattttaaactcaCGTGTATAAATATGGTGTGACAGATTAAAAGTCTACACtaaaaattatgatattttaaaagttcatactttttagtgtgaataaatttttacacacttttaattcaatataattctacatacataaaaatgtaataaaattttaatttgtttacaataagtaaaaatatacagaataattgtaatattgtttgTGGTTTAATAAAATGCATGTGATGTGTATTTCATCCATTAACATAAAAAGAACTGTTTATTAAATTTACTATTTAAACAGTTAACACTTCACAACCTCTAAAATTGAAGTATAAAAACTGTTAATCCATGAACTAATTACGATTTACGACCACCTCGCAAATAACATTACAATTCCAATTTTTGGTTTCAATTTAGGTTTTTGTAACCAATTTGAGTTATCCAGTTTACGTTTTGACTCAGAATACACAACATAATGACCTTTAGTTATAATGTTAAGAATtgacgagcatggtatccgcgcaatgcgtcAAAAATATCAGTGACAGTGATGTGGTGACATCGAcggatggtggtggcggcggcgatcCTTGGTGGCGGCAgatgcgtcaagtggtgtaggtatttgatataaagatatttgatgTAAAAGAGTAGCGGATATCTTTTATAAGATAATGAAATgattgtgtaaattaatttattaaaagtaaaatggTAGTTTCGCATGTCCTAAAAATGAGACATCTAAAATGGAATGATGTAAAAGAGTAGTAGATATATTTTGCGGTTAAAGTTGAAactaaaagaatttaaaaattaacaGTGGACAAGTAAATTGGGACGGAAAGAGTAATTAATGACAAGTTAGGTGAAGAGTTTCAAGCTCAATGTAGAAATATTATGTGTACTTTTAATGGAATATGATAATACTTTCTACTCAAGCTCCTTTTTATTATAAGAATCTCTTATATATCCACATTTTAGATTTTGTCCAAGTGTGTAATAGGAATGTGTGTAATTTCTAAATGGATAAGTCTAATTTAGCTCACGCGCTCACGTGAATACACGTGTCCAAAGTTAGATTGCTAGAGGAAATGGGTCGAGAATCGTTAGATTCGCCGCAAAGTAGTATGTCAAATTTGTCGAATATAACTATGAGCAACAaggaaatacatatatattacaacttGATTTGTAGAGTGTGATCAGTACGTGGTATTGAATATGATTTTTATAGGGATAACTGGTTTAATATGTAAAATTTTGATGTATTTTTCTTAAAACCACCAATTAAGAAGCACCAAAATATACCGGCAGAGCCAAAATTTTATATTGTGGTTGTCAAGCAATTTCCATGACAATAATAAGCATAAAATTAAGCTACAAAAATTTTCCCAGTTTAAGGGTGCCATTGAtttcaaaataaacaaacacataaaaaatAGTATTAGAAATATATAGTTTGATAGACATTGCGGGGTTACCAAGTAGCATGACCACTACATAGCTCCGCCAACACCAAAATATACAGTTAAAACAATGATAGATTTGAGAATGCGGCGATAAAACATGAtgtaatataatgtaaaatatatactcCATGTGTCTCATTTAAGAATCttagtttgatttttaaatgttttatcttttaattttgactgtaaatatttcTTTACGTACTACTCCCTCCATCTCATTTTTAAGTGTCTTTATTTGACTTTGAAATTTGATTCTTATTCTTTGAAGTTTGATCATAACTAGATTTGGTACTGTaatataatacttgatatataattaatgaacgaatagtgtttttaataaatgaacaaaacacattaactattatataacaaataaaaaaatatttacagtcaaaattaaaagaaactttaaaagtcaaacgAGGAGACTCAAAATGAGAcagaaaatgtatatatattaaaatgagacgagaaaagtatataatagttgattaaatgtatatatcattgaaatgtatattaaaaataaatccgTTCATATATTCTATATCAAAATAGTATATAActcaataaaaaataatcatgatcaaagtttaaaaaaaaaacttttgaaagtAAAATTAAGACCGTTAAAATGAGTCTAAAATAGTGTATGTTTGTGAAGATATATCGATCGATAAGAAGGAACACACgtaataactaataagtaaTAACCTTCCACTTCTTGAAAAGTCCATTAGAAATAAATTTGGGAAAACGATAGTAGTTGAAGAATAGAATATGAAGCCCTACATATCCAATCCAATATCTAAATGTATATATGCTTCCGTAGAGAAGAGATTCGCAACTTTTGCCAATTAAATATGCATATCACCCTCGATCAACTTTTGTAGCAACGTCCTCTTAATTTGGAACCTTATATCACTATCACTCATCATcccaccaatttttttttttctttaaaaaaaactctctcttttcccCGCATAACATCATCCCTCTATATAAATCTCCCCATTCCTTCTCAACATTATTTCATATACAAGCAAAGCAGTTTAAACACAACCACTTCAATTCAATATATCAGTGTATAATTAGTAAATATGGAGAGAGTAAAAAGAATGGTTTCGGAGAGACCCGTGGTGATCTTCAGCAAGAGTTCTTGCATAATGTCCCACACGATCAAGTCCCTCTTTAATGACTTTGGGGTGAACCCTACAGTCTACGAGCTCGATGAGATAGCAAGAGGCCGAGAAATCGAACAGGCATTATCTGGGCTCGGGTACAACACCGTCCCCGCGGTCTTCATTGGTGGTGAGTTGGTTGGGGGAACGAATGAGATTATGAGTCTTCAACTCAGGAGGAGTTTGAAGCCAATGCTCATCAGGGCTGGAGCCTTGTGGGTTTAACTCACTACTATACTATAGTTTTTGCGATATCGATCATAggagataatatatatacttaaaacaCAAGGCAACTAGAACACTATATAGGTTCCAATTTTGAAACGATCGAGTCTCccatgtttgttttttaactaTGGTGAAGATTAATAAAGACGTACActtacaaattaattttgtcACCCgctcttctatatatatatgttttcggTTTGTAAGAtgaatgatatataatattgtttgAAGTGGTACTTTGTGATTTCATGCTACAGAAAACGTACATGATCgagcttaattaattaatcactaCGTACTACTGTAGTACGTAATCACTTGGCACTACTTGGCATAGACATCCATAAGGGATTTAACTAGTCCCCCGGCCCCCTCTCTCAAGAATTTGGGGTGCCTCCAATAAGGCTATTATTTAAAACATACATGTGATATCCAAAAATTTGGATAGTCGATTTACGCATTCAGCCATCCTAAATTTCTGATTTGAGTATCGGATTATCTGAATATCTAGAAGTTTCCTTATAACCTAAGATtaaatctataaaataaaattaaacatatataagcGAACAAGCATTTGAATAATGGCTCAGCCTAAGTTTCCGAACCATATATAGTTAGTTCAACATTCTCGTTCCAAAAcacaaaaatcatatatatgcatacagGAGCGGTACAAGGAGGGGGGAGGAGTTCAATGTCCCCCTTaaaatataatgtgtttttaaatattttataaattttttaaaatttatgtaagCCTTTAATATATTGttccttttatatttatgtttcatagattttttaattttgcacCATCTAGGATTTTCCTCTGATGCATGCATCCCAAGTTCgcaacacaaacatatataacaaattacaCACCTAACTAGAGACGGAGCCAGAAACTTTTTTATGAGCGgacaattttaaaagttgtcATACTTATAAAAGTCGTATTCGTGAATGTAAAAATTTTTTTGACCCTAGCTCAAGAATAGAAAATGGACCCTTGAAAAAATTTTGTTCCCCACACCGGGTGTAATATATACTCATATTTAATAAATTCTAGTCgttatctttaataaataaagaccaCATGTGTCGAGcaaggtcttattaaatgaaaacttaTTCAATCATAATGCAAGAATCccgaaaaatatatttttttaattttttatgaattatttaacttgtatatatatatctttttctacataactattatgattattaaaaatttaaacaactcaagttttttatttgaCCAATGGAAAGATCTAGTATCTCAAAGTTAATGATTCGATAACCAATGACTTTCAAAAAATAAGCTATGACAAcgaaaataatatttgtatgtatttcttatttattttttcttattttgagaaaaaattacacatatactatttaaatttttaaaaaattacattgtaccaaaattgaaTTGGAGATCCGTCCTTGACCCAACACAACTTTTAACAAAAGcagcatgaaaaaaaaaaaaagatatccaCGCGCATCATTGTTATCctagttaaaaaattaaaaaaaaaaaaaaaaaaaaaaagtaaatcagTAGTAATCTTCATTTCTCCTCGCAACTATGCTTTCCTTGGACAGCTAAACCTGTTAAAAAAGAGAACAAGGTTACCATGGATCATTAAGATAGTTCGTTCAGATTTACCCCTTTTATATACTCTTTACTTATtgatattactcgtatatgacATATCTTATTAACACTTAGAACGACACAAAAGGGCTAAAATACTCAAACACGCAAAAAAATGGGAACCGAATAACTCAAAACATTAGcgaatatataaaagaaactaCTCGATAAGCTAAAATtgttaacaataataataataataataataaaataaaacaaaaaaccccAAAACCGAACCTACGTAACCCAACTAAAAACCGGATAGACCAAAAGCTGAAAACAACATCTATCGACCTTTTTAGTTTTAGTAAAAAACCGATCCATATTCACCCCTCGTATTCTCGTACAAACTCATGATGATTCCTATCCACCAACCAAACTCCTTTTAAAAGTACGTAACTTATaacaaacattttaaaaagGTATATAACATTACATTTGCATAACTTGAGTCCAGAAAAAAGAAAACGGTATAAGTGACGTTCCACTTCTTGAGAAGCccatttaaaaaattttggaaTAAAGAAACTAAGAATAATAATTAAGCCCAAGAAATACAGGCCATACATAACCCGATGCTGTGAATCAAATAGATTCGTTATATCCCAACTTTTTCCTTACGTATCACTATCAACTTTTgcaactaaattaagcccatgTACGTAATGTCACCATATGTCTCCAACTTAAAACATTCTCTTTtctccacatatatatatgatcctCACAGACCTTATCCTCGCCCACATATCGTATTTCACATTTACAAGTTCCTTAATTCTAACGAACATATATAGTACCAATTCTAAGTTCAACCCGGGAGTAGTAAATTCTCTCATATGTAAAAATGGAAATGTTTTTAATTAGCTTGTTAATCAATTACAATTAAGTGTAATAAGATGTCAATGGACTGATCGATGTTTATAACGAGAATTATCATTTCATAACAATTGCTTAGATTTACATAATACCAGtaataagttataaatttaCTTGGTTCATTATTTGCTTGAAGTTTAGTTTTTGTACAGTTGTACATGCAATAGTGTTTAATTAAGAACAACCGGCCAACAGTAAGAGTAATTTTCCGTTAGTTGTAAAATTTTGTTTCTTAATGTTAAGGTGAAGGAATTTGATCCACATGACCACATCCATATAAAGCACCTATTCTAAACCTCCATGACGATTTTAAATAATGACAAGCATGATAACCTTCTTAGCTTTGTTAACCATTTTAATCCCTCCTCTTAGGAGAGTttaattagcttattaatttACTAAACCTCCGATGCTCAAAAGAAAAACTACCATTTACAATCCAAACAATACTTAGGTTGTGTTTGATAACAAAGAATGATTTAGTGCTGAATGATTCTAAAGTCTGAATGGTTTAAAGACACTGGATGAACTTGGTTCTGAATGAAAAGTTATGTTTGAAATTTGTTCTGAATTAGTAATCTGAATGATagaaaattaccattttaaccTTCTATCTAACTAGAATAAGTTTGgtaaatgtgttttatttttatttttacatatatattgcacacgaaaaatatttaaaaacataatattataaatccTACTCATAATATTATCTTACATTAATATCGGTCGAACTCGTCAAACATTAATTTGAAGTACTTTAGAATAGTTGATAAACAATTTGATCACGTAGATTAGCCATAAATTCATCGCTAGAGAACCCCATTCAACCCCAAGCATGTCTTGTCCTTCGGCTCGTTGTTCTTCCCTAACAAAAGATGGTACTCGTGTCACATTCCTTAAAAGGTGATCTTGAATATTTCATTTCCTTATAAAGTTATGCACTGCAGAAGCAATCACAATTTGTTGGCATAAGAAGTTATACAAGCAAACACAATTTGTCTTGTTGGCATGCACCAAAATCCAAGAATtcacaaagaaaagaaaacaagattTATAGATACTTCGAACTAAACAAAAAGGCCAAATACAAATGATATTAAACCAAACGCACGACTTGTTAAATCCTGATGTATATAAATTAGgcaaaatgaccaaaaataTATTGTATATGCATCATATTAGATGACAAAAGGAGGTGGTTAAGCAACTAGGTAACAAAAGACATAAATCACATGAAAACCTTCAGCAAAAAACTTATGTGTAATCAACCTAACAGTCCATATTTACTTCTAAGATTCCTAATCCAACCTGCACAACTCTCCAATTTCAATTCTAATTTGGGTTCTTTTGCTACTAACCTCTATAAAAACATTCTACTATAATAGAcgagaaggaaaaaaaatacatttatctCATTAGACAAATTATGAAACAACGTcctactaattaattaaaaaataatgtcaCAAGTATCAacaattaatcatatatattggatctgataataataataaaagcaaaaataatgaaaaatttgtatatgcaaaactaattttttttttaaaaaaagaattgaATATATGAACCATTACCTTCACTCAAAATCAATGGATCAAGATGTTCTGGTATTTAATAGGAGATTAcctatttcaaaaaataaataaagaaaaacaatggatgaattaaaagagaaaataaataagaagaaatagtgaaagtaaataaagagaagaagagattagagaaaATACTTTGGTGAGCATGTAAGTAGCAGATGGAAGGAGTAGAGAAAAGAAAGGTGTGAAAAGAAGGGCATTAGGGTAATAGTTGGACGAGGAATGATTAAGAGAAGGTCTTGGAGTAGAACAGTTCAGAAGTTTTTTTCCCTTCGTTCAGTGCCATTCAGTGTTCAGAACAACTTCACAAACACATGGAATGCTGACCGATTTAGCATTTGGTGTTGAACCATTCCATTCAGTTGTTTTCAAACACACCCTTAGCTTGTTACATGAGATGACGTacttatatattaagataacaCCCAGATGGACTACGTTATGGTAATGAAGACCTTAAATACCCCTTTTCTCATAATAGATGAGGATAGCCGACTATGGAAGGATGAGTACGTAAGGTATTTGGaatttataattagtttaaGACTTGAGGGATGGTGTAAAGTGTTATTAGGAAAACAACACGTTTGTTCAAGAAAAGGGGCCAGCAGTTTTTGGGCCTCGCACAGCAGAGGACACAACGGTTCAAGAAGACATGATGTTTGTGAAGCAACACAACGTTACAATAATAACTGCCAaaaatattagtataaatagaagtGATTTCGTTTTAGTTTCGTTTCAACTTTGTAATCAAATCGTTACAGTGATAGTGATTGTAAACATATTTGATTCAATAATCATACCTGGGCATCATATATAAGCAAATCGTTCATCATATCATTATATTAATGGGATGTTTAAAGTTTGAAGTTCTATTCTCCTCTAAAAGAAAACATACGGTAATATTCGCAGCCAATAACTTCTAGCATAATACATGTAACACATGAAAACTTCAACTATAAGGACAGGAGTTTACTACTTTAATTCCCTCTCAAAATCGATACTATCATATCATCATGCTAGTATTTCACTAGCTATATTCGACACCAACATGCCTACTGTCTCTTCGTGCATTGTATGGTAGTACCTCTGCTGTAATTTGGAACAAAATAAAAACGTGGTGGGAAGATATATATCATTCAATTCCACCATACTGTGAACTTGAGCTCACCACTTTGTCCTTGATcacatataaattaatatatatccgTCCATGTACTTTCACTAGCTAGTGTTGCCAAAAAAAATTGACATGCTAACCATGATAGACTTCAATTTGATTTCTCAGAAAAGCAATAGAAATTGGAATAAAGATAATTGAAGAGAACAGAATATGATACCTCAggaataatcaaaatatatcaacttttttgCATCAAATCTCAAAGCTCTAGATCAACCTAATCACTATTAATTTGTCACCAACCTAAGTTACATACATTCTCGTTTCTCCACATATATATCACAAACCCTATATATagatcccccatatatatatatatgctcacCCACATGCATTTCACCCAACTACAAATATAAGTTACTCTTTCTTCAATTGTTTCACTTGAAACAGTAGTCCTCGTCTTcactaaattaaataaatagtcTCGTCAATCACATCGGTTAAGTTGATCATTAACACATGGACAGAGTGAACATATTGGTTTCCGAGAGGCCTGTGGTGATCTTCAGTAAGAAATCATGCATCTTGTCATACACAATCAAGTCTCTTTTTAACGACTTTGGTGTGAACGCTATGGTGTATGAGCTTGATGAGATTGCTAGAGGTCGGGAGATCGAGCTAGCGTTATCTGCTCATCATGGACGTGATACAGCGCCGACGATCTTCATCGGCGGTGAGTTGGTTGGTGGGACTAATGAGATTATGAGTCTTCATCTCAGGAGAGAATTGAAGCCAATGCTCATCAGGGCTGGAGCTTTATGGGTTTAATAATTAAGTGatcaactaattatatataatactgTCTAGCTAGCTACCACGATATAATGTGATGAAGCCGGTTACATATGCAAATTATTAGTACACACCAATAAAAACATGAccataatacatatatagttcATATCACATGATTAGATAATATTCTTGTCACATTTTAattgacttttaatttgatcgagtttttttaaatgaaatttgaccgtaattattttttttctttttgttaaataaaattttttatagaaaatataaatgaattaagttttaaatctaCTTCTCGTTGATGTATATATCATcaactactcgtattatataataaaaacataaatatttaaaattaaagctATAAAAAGCTTCAAATCAAATTATCACATTTAAGATGATGAGACTACTTATCCTTAAAATTAAGTGTTTCATGTTTAATGTATTTTACTCTCTTTTCCATTTGGTCCTTATTATGTTTATCTATCAATAATCAATGTATGTATCGAATCTCCTACATAAGTTTGTCTCTAACACTAAATTTACATGGTGTTTGTCAGTGTGTGTGTATACAGTTAACTCCtcacatatgaaaaaaaatggtttttaaGAAGTTGAATCgagaacaaaaagaaaaaggagtaTAAACTTTGCAAAGACATAATCAAGGACCATAATGAAGGCGATTAAGGGGTTTTGAAAACGTACTCGTATTTGCCCCAATCGAATTTACTAAGAACATTATTTACTGTGAGATATAATGAAACAATAAATGGGTTTAAAGTCCCATTGTAACTGGCATTATTATAACTTCATTCGAGTATATGAATTAAGTAAAACAAAATAGTAAGCAAAATAGATGATAAGTCACTTTTATCATGGCCGGGTTAGAAAACGAAAGTCCCGATTGTGGCCCGGGGCGACCATAAAAACTGTATGCACTATATCTTTTTACTGATAAAAGTTAATTAACCTTTTGGTCTTCTTagcaataaaaataacaaaaatagtctAAAATTTATTCTTAGTGGGCCACTTAAAACTCTTCCATCTTAGGCCTTAGCCAACGGCCCGTCGTTAGGCACTTTGTCACCTGTGTCGATGAGGAAGCCGTTGGCAGGGGTGTGTTCGTGACGCTCTTCGATGGGGCTAGTTCCTTGGGTCGAAAGGGAAGGACGAGAGAGAGAGAGCAGGTGTGGgccagattatttttttttgtttttgttttgtagatgttatatatgtatatgtgtagtatatatttatgtatgtaaagaagaaaacttgtaatttttttaataatcaaatacattttattatcaaaacacattataataaaaaagacaacacaaaataaaaaaacataatacttgataaaaatACGAAATACATAAGTTGAGTATAAATAgggggaagaaaaaaaaagctacTAGCCgtttttttcaaaattcaaaatcagTAAAACGGGGAAAAAGTGGGGTTATTAGTGAGTAGGAAGAAGTGTTTTAGGAGAGAAAAAAGGGGAataggattccctcaagtttctCCGACTTGTTGACTAGTCAAGTCTCGAAGAAACTTGCGGAAGAAAAGGTGGAGGTTTctatgattttgaaaatttggccTCCGAAATCAACCCTCCTTTTCCTTCAACCATCTATAGGCGGCGGCGATATGACATACACGGCCTGTACGTCCCAAACACAAAAAAAGGTACATGTTTAAGTTAATCTCAGAAATCCGAATCccttagaaaaagaaaaagaagagtaaaatcaaaatcagaaaacaCAGGTTAAAATCAAAGAGAATGAGAGAAAGGAGGTGTCAGTCGACAAGATTCCTTTTGAAATGCAAGTAGAAATCATGAAAAGTCTTCCTGTTAAATCACTCTCGATCAGATCGGTTTCCAAAGCTTGGAAATCGACAGCCCTCTCTTTCTTACCGGCCCCATGattgtattaattatttatgttgAACATAGGTTATGCTCTTTACGTTAAGCTCTCGGGTTTGGAGACATCCTGGAGGAGGTAATCTGCGCGCATTCTAATTCATATTCCTTTACGTTACTGATAATCGGTGTATTTATTGGAAAGCTTTTGATAGAGAGACTAATCTGGTTGTTGCTTTTGATATGGTGAGTGATGAAGACTTTACGGATATTGTAGCACATCGGCCTTATCGTGAGGTTTCCATCTCTAAGATTAATTAAGGAGTCTCTCACTCTACTTGAATACTATCATGACGCCGCCTGGAAAAAAGTTTACGGTGTATGGATCATGGAAGGTGTTTCAAAATCGTTTACAAAGCTATTCACCATCAACATACCAGATACATCGTTGTACACTCAGGTTCTAGGATTTAGGAAGAATGGCCAACCTATTATGGAAACATCGAGACTCTTGGGATAAATGGTGAACCTTGTTCGTTCTCTTTAAGCTCATACACGGAAACTTTACTTTTGCTGGATCAGTTGGATGGGCAATTTGTAAAGTGCCAATTGCAGTTATAGCCTTTACGTCGTCATGTATCAGCTCATGAGCTCAAGTCATTAGAAAGGTACGTATATTCGTCATATTTTGTTCCATTTTCCTAGTacaactttttagttttttcagttaatttgaatgaaaatcCCGTAAATCTGTTTTTAGAGTTAATCGCTACATATGCCATCTGAGTGCATCAGCTTTTCCTTTCAAAAGAATATGACCTTATTTTGCTATTGCATGCCTTGTTGCAAGTTTAGTGCAGCTATGCATTTACAAGTGTATATGATTAATATGATATAGATTCAAACGACCATGGAGTATGCAAGGTTAGTTCTGTTACCGGAATCAGTTTCTGTAGAGGGGATATCGAACACAAAAGAACTATTGGTGGCAGAGAAAAACAAAGGATGAAAAGGAGCATAAGAGTTTTCACTGTTTATGATTGAAGCATAATGAATGCTGTTTATGTTATATCGGAACAGAATGTTATTGTTACTTTGGCGCGTTCCTATCATTATCATATGTCAGTCAATTTAAATTGTGGAACTAGGTTAAAAATAAATTCTAGTTGTGAATTTGATCAGCTGTTATGTAGAGCTGGACGTAAGTAGCTGGTTCATTGTTAACAGACTAGTGTTGGGCTTTGGTTTCTGGCTTTGTGTTAGCAGTGACTGTAGGTTCATAGGTATGGCCATATACTCATATTGGGTAATCCTCAGATTTTTGTTTGTTGGTTCTTAGTATCTTTTGAGCTGAGTGGGCAGAGCTTCATATTAGGTTTTATACAATCACTTTGGCCATTGTGTTATTTGTGTTCATGTTTCATAGAATATCGGATTTTCTACATTCCCCTGCTTTATCTCAAGCGAGCCATTTTCAACTTAATTACGGGCTAAAAGGTAGTGCATATTAAATGTGTAAAGTGTCATTAATAGCAGATGAATAGGGCCCTTTGGGTTGCTGGTCTTAATATTTTGTCTGTTGTGGGTAGAGTGTTATTGTTGCTGTTAGGCTAATGCAAATTGACATACCAACTAACTAACAAAATAGATGGATTATAATTCCCAAGAGAGTAGTTTCAAAAAACATGCTTTTTTGGGTTTTAGTTCTTGAAGTGTTCGACCCGATGTTTAAAACAACTGTTGTTGGTTTTGGGGTCTGTCTGGTTACTTGTGACCCTAAACCTGTCAAGATTATGTGCAGCAGGTCTAACATCTCTTGGGAAGTTGAAATATCCACATAAAACTCTGGGAATTGGTGGACTAAATCTACTAATATACCTTGCGGTTTGGTTAATGTCACATGGTCTCACATAGCCATGGGCAGGTTTATGTATTGGCCTGCTTATAAGATATGTATATGTACCTCATAACTTGATTATGTCGTTTGATCTGACTAGTGAAGAATTTGTAGTAGTAGAACTCCCAGGAAATATAGCAAACCAGCCTCCCATaactttttctctctctaagttAAAGTAGCCTCTTGTTGTGGTGTGATTCTCTACGAATTCTTGAAGCAAGTTTTTCCAATATGGGTCATGAATAATGGTGTTCCTACAAAGCTATACACCATCTATCATCCAAATGCATCAGTAAAGAA includes the following:
- the LOC122578454 gene encoding monothiol glutaredoxin-S5-like; its protein translation is MERVKRMVSERPVVIFSKSSCIMSHTIKSLFNDFGVNPTVYELDEIARGREIEQALSGLGYNTVPAVFIGGELVGGTNEIMSLQLRRSLKPMLIRAGALWV
- the LOC122581532 gene encoding monothiol glutaredoxin-S4-like, producing the protein MDRVNILVSERPVVIFSKKSCILSYTIKSLFNDFGVNAMVYELDEIARGREIELALSAHHGRDTAPTIFIGGELVGGTNEIMSLHLRRELKPMLIRAGALWV